In the Arachis hypogaea cultivar Tifrunner chromosome 20, arahy.Tifrunner.gnm2.J5K5, whole genome shotgun sequence genome, AATGAGTTAAGATAAGAGAAATCAGTGGTAACTTAATTTTTCAAAAGAGATATAATTATCATTGCAATAATTCTTAGAGCACACTAATGATAATTAATCAAATGAACTTATGTAGCATTAGAAATCTGCTAAGGGGTATTTTCAAATCACTCATTTTAAACATCGAAAGTAACAGCtaccaaataaaaaatacaaggaATAACTtattatgattttaattatataaataaatcaaatttttcatCTAAATATTAAGATAATTATTTGGAATAATTTTATGACAATATTGCACCACTAGAAGTTTTATTGAGATTAATGATTTATCAAATACTTATATTAATTAGGGCGCAACTCTTAATGGCTAAGTttattagtcaccaaaaaaaagccGATTGTAACATGTAGCATGGGCATTCAATCCTACAATTGATACAAGCATGGTTCTAAAAACCGGAAACCGGTTACCTAGCCGGTCCGGGTAAAAAACGGGTTctacttataaatatttttatggtGGTTAAAATGATACTCCCACCTAAAAGTGGGAGTAAGGAATCCGTGGCCagattttcattcttcttctcttgAGGGGGTGTGGGTTCAACGCTGCAAAAAAAACCATCATCTCCAATCGAAACcagtaaaacaaataaataaacacgACAAAACAGTGGCGATAAAGAACACAGAAAAAAGCTTTACTTGAAATCAAAGCGAGCTAGCAGTTAAAATCTCATCTTTACCCATACGCTGTCAGATACAAAGAAACAGAGAGAGATGGCGACTGCTATAGCTATAGCACATTTTTGTCCAAAAACAGGCTTAACTCTTTCTTGTCACAAAAGAAATCATTTCCTCTCCCATCACCTTCATTTTTCTTCTGCTTCCCTCTCCCATGCTGTGTTCTCCAGAGGTAAGTACTGTATGTAGTGTAAACTCATAAAGCTTACAACTATTTGCTGATTAACCATCACCAATAGTTGACTCTGTTTCTCAACTTTCTCTGAATCAAAATCACTCATTTGTTATTTCAGGCTATTTGTCAACTGAGATGTTTAGAAGGCCAAAAATTCACCCCATTATTTGTAAGGCCAAAAGATATGCTCCAAACACCACAAAGAGAAAGGTACAAACTATTTGTATTCCAACAATCAAATCCAAAGTTTTATTCGAAGCTTTATCAGTGATTTTCTAATAAAAGGAATAAACTTCAATATTATTGTTGGGCAGAGATTGAGTAGAAAGAGGGGAGGTGAACCTGACAAGAAAACACATAGGAGAAGGATGGGGTCTAAGAAGAAGCTGCTTTTCAAGATCATCAGGCTTGTCTCAGCAGCTGGGACTAGATTCTTCTATGCCAAGAAAAAGAGCAGGAAGATTGACCTCAAGAAATATGATCCAAAGCTAAAGTACCATGTCCTGTTCACAGAAGCCAGTTGATATGTAACATGGCACTTTCATCTTTGATATTTCCCTGCTTTGGTTTTCATCCAAGAATTGTATCACTAAGCTGTAAATATACAAATTTCCATTTTTGATCACATGTGTGTAGTTCCGGTGATACTGAAGCTGCAAAACTGAGCTAAGAAATTGTAGAAATCATTCCCAATTACCAGATCTCTTCAATCAGACTaaattgtaaataattttaattcAAGGCTTCAAAAACTAAATGCCTTCACTGTCAAAACATTTACTtactaaaaacaaaaagaatcaagAAAAACAAACAGAGGCCAAAGTCAACCAACATAATACACGCATCAATTTTATAAGAAACTTCCATTTCAAACTCTATCACTCTTcaaatcctccattcctttcttcAGCGGTACATTCTCTCATTTTCCAAGCACTGTTTGATTGAGACTAAGTTGAGATAGTTCCTCCTATTGCCGGCTGAATtctcttttttaaatattagtagAAAATCTGCCGAGGTGCTTAATTGGATGAGAAAATGTAAGCTTATCCAACTAACACAGCTATCATAAACAGATAAGGGAGCGAAATAACCCCAGCCTTCTAATTTCTGGACCCTCTAATTAACATAAAATCTTGAATCTTAAAATTTGGTGTCGGGTTATCTTTTTTCCTTGCTTCTTGGCAATCTAAAGAGTTTGGCAAAATATCTCAATGTTCGAAAATTCAACCAAATCAACATCCTATGCGTCTCGGTAATTAGCACTCAATGCCTTTCAAAGATATATTACTGTTGGCAATTTTCGACTTAGAGAACCCAAACCAATGGCAATGAAGTTATTGGAAGAATTGGATCACTAGATAACTCCAATACCATcatcctttttgtttttctgttctTTCTTTTGACTGAATGTTCATGGAACTCAATAGTTTCTCAGTTCTTGGCTCAGGCTCCATTCCCTTAGACACCATCTCCCTAAAATAGCGCAAGGCATCCTTCGTCCTCCCATTTTTGAGGTGCCCATGAATCAGGATTGTATAAGATCGCCTATCTAGTCCCCATCCATTCCTTTCCATCTCTTCCCATGTTCTTCTCACCCCATCCTGGTCATCCCATTCCATATACAACCTCAAAACCAAGTTGTAAACATCATCATTCATGCTACACCCATTTCTCTCCATCCTCTCCAAAATCACAGGAACTTCCTTCGGCTCCTTCAAGGAACCCAGCAAGTAGCTATAAGTAACAGCATTAGGCAAACAATTCCCCTTCCTCCTTTCCATATCACTCACTAGCTCGTATACCTTCTCCATTCGCCGAATCTTACACATGTGTTTGATCAAGGAGTTGTAAGTAGCCACATTAGGTTCAACGCCCCTTTCGCTCATGCACTTGAAAACTTCCAATGCCTCAGGAACTCTCTTTTTGAAACAAAGAGCATCAACGATGCAGTTGCATATCACAACATCGGGCTTGCAACCTTTATCCCACATGCCATGGAACAACCTCAGTGCAGTGCTGAGCTTCCCCTTCTTGGTCATTGCCTTGATAAATGTTGCATAAGTGAAAAGATCCGGCTTGCACTTAGATGCCAATATGTCTTTCCACAACCTCTTCGCCTCATGTGTGTTCCCTAAGATGCACCAACCATGGAGGATCACGTTCCAGGACTTTATATCAGGTGGAAGCTCATTCACCTTGCTGCGAAACAAAGTTTCTGCATCTTCTACATGCTTGTACCTGCACAACCACATCAAGAGTGTCCTAAATGCTTTAGAATCAATCTCCAATCCAAACTCTTTCCTCCTATAGAATATTCCAACAGCTTCCTCCACCTTATGTGCACCCACATACCTGTAATCGGAGAGCACCCAAAATTAACCATTCACATATTTAAATGACACCTAGTTAGTTGACTTAATGCTCTTAAAATGTACCAAAGTGATATTAAAGAATTCAGAAAAGCTAATAGGAATCATTTTGAGATCACATATCACATAAGAAAATCAAACATCCAAAGCTCTATAATAGAACATTTAATCTACCTACGAATCAATGTGGAAAAAACCAACTCGTTCATGACACCCTGTCTATGGGACATTTCATCGAGCACCTGGTAGAGCTCCTCAAACCGCTTCATCTTCCCGAGAATATCCACAATCTCATTGAAAACGACGGAACTTGGCACATACCCATTTCGCTCGGGACTCGCTTTACAAGCCCAATTAAAGAACACGAGGGCGGGTCTCCAATCAGAATGATGCCGTTTAAGCACTTCGAAGACGAGTTTGTCGCTAAGCTGGAACCCACATAGGTCGAGTGCTCGCTCCACTTCGATGGCGGGCTTGTCCCTCCGGAACTTGAGGAGATTCTGAAGATAAACAATCggcggtggtggtgatggtggtttCCAGTGGGGTGGGTCCGAAAGGGAATGCAGGAAGCATGTGGTTGGAGTTCGGAGGAGAGTGGCTGTGGCAGGGTAGAATAGGATTTTGAGTTCCCACCGGCGGAGTTGCCAGAACATGTACGGCATCAGCGGAATTGAATTGATGGTGAGGTCTATTATGCGAAAGGAGCTTCTAACCGACCGATAATTGACCCGGTCAAGTCACCCGTCACTGATTCACctagtcataattaaataaaaatataaaattataaaaataaaattaaaatgaaaagttAAAATGAACATCTTCACAAATATGTTAATAACAATCAAATATCAATTCTTAAAcataattgaaggttgtggtaggcttagagaaagggggttgaatctatgccttccttttagttgctattattacccttttaaaataactttgcagttttgattctgtttgaactcagcagcggaaatttatgagacaatttatttttgtctcatgaatatcagaaaacagaacacagcagagaagagaaaagctaacaccagcaagtatcctggttcggttgccttgtgctatgcaacctacatccagtctcctccac is a window encoding:
- the LOC112783450 gene encoding putative pentatricopeptide repeat-containing protein At3g15200; translated protein: MPYMFWQLRRWELKILFYPATATLLRTPTTCFLHSLSDPPHWKPPSPPPPIVYLQNLLKFRRDKPAIEVERALDLCGFQLSDKLVFEVLKRHHSDWRPALVFFNWACKASPERNGYVPSSVVFNEIVDILGKMKRFEELYQVLDEMSHRQGVMNELVFSTLIRRYVGAHKVEEAVGIFYRRKEFGLEIDSKAFRTLLMWLCRYKHVEDAETLFRSKVNELPPDIKSWNVILHGWCILGNTHEAKRLWKDILASKCKPDLFTYATFIKAMTKKGKLSTALRLFHGMWDKGCKPDVVICNCIVDALCFKKRVPEALEVFKCMSERGVEPNVATYNSLIKHMCKIRRMEKVYELVSDMERRKGNCLPNAVTYSYLLGSLKEPKEVPVILERMERNGCSMNDDVYNLVLRLYMEWDDQDGVRRTWEEMERNGWGLDRRSYTILIHGHLKNGRTKDALRYFREMVSKGMEPEPRTEKLLSSMNIQSKERTEKQKG
- the LOC112783451 gene encoding uncharacterized protein encodes the protein MATAIAIAHFCPKTGLTLSCHKRNHFLSHHLHFSSASLSHAVFSRGYLSTEMFRRPKIHPIICKAKRYAPNTTKRKRLSRKRGGEPDKKTHRRRMGSKKKLLFKIIRLVSAAGTRFFYAKKKSRKIDLKKYDPKLKYHVLFTEAS